The following are encoded in a window of Nocardia sp. BMG111209 genomic DNA:
- a CDS encoding FAD-dependent oxidoreductase has translation MSSSVLPGHHAATEPESFLAAALRTGRAVVVGHGITGHHVVHRLFTESQRVSRPIQILWVADHHDRRVASFGASGWHMPFLEGDPRIAAWSHRSFHSWNILSELGLGDYRAAAPSVLLTRDERVPVPRGCPAVPVPVDPGEFSAPFYRRAAYISDGAVVSSCTLMPNLYRAVSQLPGVRPMRRHIHDIGELLDLTHDFGAEVACVAAGDRAQFLLDDQRIEGDLGVVLLADLARVPQPLDRIVLMDADRYDELTYSIPHRSCGHVCLGGSSGRLVTEPEEYTELGRGLTDPSRVPSYVTALVEEIRDRVLQRLPVLRPALAPGAYQYWYGLRPLAERVIAEWIPRNRTGSVGVLELGGLGGSGFTVAPAFVEDGLALRRPTPRMESHFGRPTPVHSS, from the coding sequence ATGTCCAGCAGTGTTCTCCCTGGTCACCATGCGGCCACCGAGCCCGAGTCCTTCCTGGCAGCGGCTCTGCGCACCGGTCGGGCGGTGGTCGTCGGCCACGGTATCACCGGCCACCATGTCGTTCACAGATTGTTCACTGAGTCCCAACGGGTTTCGCGTCCGATCCAGATTCTGTGGGTCGCCGATCACCACGACAGGCGGGTCGCCAGTTTCGGTGCCAGCGGATGGCACATGCCCTTCCTCGAGGGCGACCCGCGGATCGCCGCCTGGTCGCATCGCTCGTTCCACAGCTGGAACATCTTGTCCGAGTTGGGATTGGGCGACTACCGCGCCGCTGCGCCGAGTGTGCTGCTGACCCGCGACGAGCGGGTACCGGTGCCCCGCGGCTGCCCCGCGGTACCCGTCCCGGTCGATCCCGGCGAGTTCTCGGCGCCGTTCTACCGCCGGGCCGCCTACATCTCCGACGGGGCGGTCGTCTCCTCGTGCACCCTCATGCCGAATCTGTACCGGGCGGTATCGCAACTGCCCGGGGTACGCCCGATGCGCCGCCATATCCACGATATCGGCGAATTACTGGACCTCACACATGATTTCGGCGCCGAGGTGGCCTGCGTCGCCGCGGGCGACCGCGCCCAGTTCCTGCTCGACGACCAGCGCATCGAAGGCGATCTGGGGGTCGTCCTGCTCGCCGATCTCGCCCGGGTACCGCAGCCGCTGGATCGGATCGTGCTGATGGATGCCGACCGATACGACGAGCTGACCTACAGCATCCCGCATCGCTCGTGCGGGCATGTCTGCCTGGGTGGTTCGTCCGGCAGACTGGTCACCGAGCCGGAGGAGTACACCGAACTCGGGCGCGGGCTCACCGACCCGTCGCGGGTGCCGTCCTATGTCACCGCGCTCGTCGAGGAGATCCGCGACCGTGTCCTGCAACGGCTTCCGGTGCTGCGGCCGGCGCTGGCCCCGGGGGCATACCAGTACTGGTACGGCCTTCGCCCGCTCGCCGAACGCGTTATCGCCGAATGGATTCCGCGCAACCGGACCGGGTCGGTCGGAGTCCTGGAACTCGGCGGCCTGGGCGGTTCGGGATTCACCGTCGCTCCGGCCTTCGTCGAGGACGGCCTCGCGCTCCGCCGGCCCACTCCGCGGATGGAGTCCCACTTCGGCCGTCCCACTCCCGTCCATTCCTCGTAG
- a CDS encoding tetratricopeptide repeat protein has translation MSEKSNRETTRADLQAVHTTAEFGATLKRTRVAAALSIRALELRAAARKDSGAATYVNLTKNIIESMEKGHRLEGGRAAPDIDNRLEIYLWCCGVPREDLPAWLETRRRILREPRPPAPGTPAPEVGHALRTALRRDVYTLIGRDSELAQILDAAESGIPVYTIDGMPGVGKTALAIRAAHLLADRFPDGRYFVELHAHTPGRTVADPADVLAGLLTGIGVDTRYLPDSLQARRDLWQDRLAGKRVLLVLDDARDEAQIDWLLPASPGCLTLVTSRRRLVDLGNTVPLALDTLAPGSAVELFATLSHRRIGDTSDRTAVERLVQQCGHLPLAITLLAAPLAHHPAWTIADLSAEFGATADRLGEPDARTRAVRVAFDLSYQDLPPERARLFRRLGLHHGPDLDAYAAAALAGIDVAAARSELDALYTDHLLDEPARGRYRLHDLLREYARALAQTEPEPERADAETRLLDYYHRTTAAADRWIARRTRPDSTSGDRVGDPVVAREFGDEVQALEWMRMERDNLLACVEHVASRRPARMVVLIGLLAGLLDRDGPWPLACQLHGQAAAVAHDLDDEIEEAGALNNLGAAHWRAGDFPTATACFQAALTRYRSRGNVLGEANALNNLGDAREETGDYPAAVAHYQRALALYRRCGDVLGEASTLNNLGTLHEETGDYPAAVGCYEQALALYHDLDFRLGEANTLNNLGIVNARTGFSEEAVALHQQALTLYRQLGNRLGEANALTNLGIVRTRTGHYREAVDRHHQALALYHELGSLRGEASTLNNLGIVRTRTGLYDEAVDLHDTALTLSRRLGYRLVEADALHNLGVVRTGTGRYDEAVELHQQALTLYHRLGNRLGQIEVLIDLGRLLFETATAAAASTTFLDALALARQVGSWIGEAQALEGIARCRVVTGVAAVPRELGQAVEIYHRIGTPDAVAAATELLRLRSDIQCAATGSDDTGAAAC, from the coding sequence ATGAGCGAGAAATCGAATCGGGAGACGACCCGGGCAGATCTGCAAGCGGTACACACCACCGCCGAATTCGGTGCGACTCTGAAACGGACCCGGGTAGCGGCCGCGCTGTCCATTCGCGCTCTCGAACTCCGGGCCGCGGCCCGGAAGGACAGCGGTGCCGCGACGTATGTCAATTTGACGAAGAACATCATCGAATCCATGGAGAAGGGGCACCGGCTCGAAGGCGGCCGGGCCGCTCCGGATATCGACAACCGACTGGAGATCTATCTGTGGTGTTGCGGTGTCCCGCGAGAGGATCTGCCGGCCTGGCTCGAGACGCGACGCCGAATTCTGCGGGAACCGCGCCCACCCGCACCGGGGACGCCGGCCCCCGAGGTGGGTCACGCGCTGCGGACCGCATTGCGCCGTGACGTGTACACCCTGATCGGACGTGACTCCGAGCTCGCGCAGATCCTGGACGCCGCGGAGTCCGGGATTCCGGTCTACACCATCGACGGTATGCCCGGTGTCGGTAAGACAGCGCTGGCGATCCGGGCCGCGCACCTGCTCGCCGATCGCTTCCCCGACGGCCGCTACTTCGTCGAATTGCATGCCCACACGCCGGGGCGCACGGTCGCCGATCCGGCGGATGTGCTGGCGGGGTTGCTGACCGGGATCGGTGTCGACACCCGCTATCTCCCCGACTCCTTGCAGGCGCGCCGCGACCTGTGGCAGGACCGGCTCGCGGGCAAGCGCGTCCTGCTGGTTCTCGACGACGCACGCGACGAGGCCCAGATCGACTGGCTGCTGCCTGCCTCCCCCGGCTGTCTCACCCTGGTGACCAGCCGGCGGCGTCTGGTCGATCTCGGCAACACCGTCCCGCTCGCGCTCGACACGCTCGCGCCGGGCTCGGCGGTGGAACTGTTCGCGACGTTGAGCCATCGCCGGATCGGCGACACGTCCGATCGCACCGCGGTCGAGCGGCTCGTGCAACAGTGTGGCCACCTGCCGCTGGCGATCACGCTGCTGGCGGCGCCGCTCGCCCACCACCCGGCCTGGACCATCGCGGACCTGTCGGCGGAATTCGGGGCCACGGCCGACCGGCTCGGCGAGCCGGACGCACGAACCCGCGCGGTTCGGGTGGCGTTCGACCTGTCCTATCAGGATCTGCCCCCCGAACGCGCGCGGCTGTTCCGGCGCCTGGGGCTGCACCACGGTCCCGACCTCGACGCCTATGCGGCGGCGGCGCTGGCCGGTATCGACGTGGCCGCGGCGCGGTCCGAGCTGGATGCGCTCTACACCGACCATCTGCTCGACGAGCCGGCCCGTGGCCGTTACCGACTGCACGACCTGCTCCGGGAATACGCTCGCGCGCTGGCGCAGACGGAGCCCGAACCCGAACGCGCCGACGCGGAGACCCGGCTGCTGGACTACTACCACCGAACCACCGCGGCGGCCGACCGCTGGATCGCGCGTCGGACCCGTCCGGACTCGACATCCGGCGACCGGGTCGGTGATCCGGTGGTGGCGCGCGAGTTCGGCGACGAGGTCCAGGCACTGGAGTGGATGCGGATGGAACGCGACAATCTGCTGGCCTGCGTCGAACACGTGGCTTCCCGCCGCCCCGCGCGGATGGTGGTGCTGATCGGACTGCTGGCGGGGCTGCTGGATCGCGACGGGCCTTGGCCGCTGGCGTGTCAGCTGCACGGGCAGGCCGCCGCCGTCGCCCACGATCTCGACGACGAGATCGAAGAGGCCGGCGCGCTCAACAACCTCGGCGCCGCGCACTGGCGGGCGGGGGATTTCCCCACGGCCACCGCGTGTTTCCAAGCGGCCCTCACCCGCTACCGCAGCCGCGGCAACGTCCTGGGGGAGGCCAACGCACTGAACAACCTCGGCGATGCCCGCGAGGAAACCGGCGACTACCCCGCGGCCGTCGCCCACTATCAGCGGGCGCTGGCCCTCTACCGCCGCTGCGGTGACGTCCTGGGCGAGGCGAGCACCTTGAACAATCTCGGCACCCTGCACGAGGAGACCGGCGACTACCCCGCGGCGGTCGGCTGCTACGAGCAGGCGCTGGCGCTCTACCACGACCTCGATTTCCGGCTCGGAGAGGCCAATACCCTCAACAACCTCGGAATCGTGAACGCCCGCACCGGCTTCAGTGAGGAGGCCGTGGCGCTGCACCAGCAGGCCCTGACCCTCTACCGGCAGCTGGGCAACCGGCTCGGCGAAGCCAATGCGCTGACCAATCTGGGCATCGTGCGCACCCGTACGGGGCACTACCGGGAGGCCGTCGATCGCCACCACCAAGCGCTGGCCCTCTACCACGAGCTGGGCAGCCTGCGCGGTGAGGCCAGCACGCTGAACAATCTCGGTATCGTCCGGACCCGCACCGGGCTCTACGACGAGGCCGTCGACCTGCACGACACGGCGCTGACCCTCTCCCGCCGCCTCGGCTATCGGCTGGTCGAGGCCGACGCCCTGCACAATCTCGGCGTCGTGCGGACCGGCACCGGACGCTACGACGAGGCCGTCGAGCTGCATCAGCAGGCCCTGACCCTGTACCACCGGCTGGGCAACCGGCTCGGCCAGATCGAGGTCCTGATCGATCTGGGCAGGCTGCTGTTCGAGACGGCGACGGCAGCCGCCGCGTCGACTACCTTCCTCGACGCGCTGGCGCTGGCGCGTCAGGTCGGCAGCTGGATCGGGGAAGCCCAAGCGCTGGAGGGGATCGCGCGGTGCCGAGTCGTCACCGGCGTCGCCGCGGTCCCGCGCGAACTGGGGCAGGCGGTCGAGATCTATCACCGCATCGGTACTCCCGACGCGGTGGCGGCCGCCACGGAGCTGCTCCGGCTGCGATCCGATATCCAATGCGCCGCAACGGGATCGGACGATACCGGAGCCGCGGCCTGCTGA
- a CDS encoding TauD/TfdA family dioxygenase has product MDTMISTDITDGDGSRPAGRTEFGNRCDTAVSAREKGIEFADHDGMRRYFSAPEIARAADGEVVTASWDQAARTWSAALRAADRHRRAADPAVLAASLLTSLPAQVVVALHRFRIEGSPNNALVLRGICPVLTDLPATPATVTPRTTTRTVEAAALLLLALTLPLGEPFTFRSLHDGRLVQHVVPVPGRESTRTGASSTAALGWHVEDGFTDDRCDYFGLLCLRGHPGVLTVLSPARRLDLDAADIATLRAPRYLLVPDDAHVDADISEQTPVPILTGPAEDPEICFGEGDVCPADPADQRAAAALHALTRALDRGAIGHELRPGDVLIADNRRTVHGRNTFRPRYDGTDRWLLRAMTCASIRAHRRRGAQRALG; this is encoded by the coding sequence ATGGACACGATGATTTCGACGGATATCACCGATGGCGACGGCTCTCGGCCGGCCGGCCGTACCGAATTCGGGAATCGGTGCGATACCGCCGTTTCCGCCCGGGAAAAAGGCATCGAATTCGCCGATCACGACGGCATGCGGCGGTATTTCTCCGCGCCGGAAATCGCACGCGCCGCGGACGGCGAGGTGGTGACCGCGAGCTGGGACCAGGCCGCGCGGACCTGGTCGGCGGCGCTGCGGGCCGCGGACCGTCACCGGCGTGCCGCAGACCCGGCCGTTCTCGCCGCGAGTCTGCTCACCAGCCTGCCTGCGCAGGTGGTGGTCGCACTGCACCGCTTCCGTATCGAGGGCTCGCCCAACAATGCCCTGGTGCTGCGTGGCATCTGCCCGGTACTCACCGATCTGCCCGCCACCCCCGCCACGGTCACCCCGCGCACGACGACCCGCACCGTCGAGGCCGCCGCACTGCTGCTGCTCGCCCTGACGCTGCCGCTGGGCGAGCCGTTCACCTTCCGGTCGCTGCACGACGGCCGGCTGGTCCAGCATGTCGTGCCCGTGCCCGGTCGCGAGTCCACCCGGACCGGCGCGAGCAGCACGGCGGCGCTGGGCTGGCACGTCGAGGACGGATTCACCGACGACCGCTGCGACTACTTCGGATTGCTGTGCCTGCGCGGCCATCCCGGCGTGCTCACGGTCCTGTCCCCGGCCCGGCGCCTGGACCTCGACGCCGCCGATATCGCGACGTTGCGCGCCCCGCGGTACTTGCTCGTGCCCGACGACGCCCATGTGGACGCCGACATCAGCGAGCAGACCCCGGTGCCGATCCTCACCGGCCCGGCCGAGGACCCCGAAATCTGCTTCGGCGAGGGTGACGTATGTCCGGCCGACCCCGCCGACCAGCGCGCGGCGGCGGCGCTGCACGCCCTGACCAGGGCCCTGGATCGCGGCGCGATCGGTCACGAACTGCGGCCCGGCGACGTCCTGATCGCGGACAATCGGCGAACGGTGCACGGCCGCAACACTTTTCGCCCCCGCTACGACGGCACCGACCGCTGGCTGCTGCGGGCGATGACCTGTGCCTCGATCCGGGCGCACCGCCGCCGTGGCGCACAGCGTGCGCTCGGCTGA
- a CDS encoding helix-turn-helix transcriptional regulator, whose product MAVSPHSMRCARRVAREVKNSGGSDHDAARAVHRHCAVSLLRAHRAARGYTLVEAVEALKQVLAERGTPADGLGHQRLSQWEQGQDVPSPHYMDALCFLYQSRPDRLGFGSDYSEEDSFPRNEPEDAMNRRNFTGLVAAGATLVPAGLFGGTFDPPSGRHAGAGYVGLLEELVEQSGRQLQSAPPAEFIPARMMDLARVQAGLLTTSGAAMRRRLQRVYAKNAGLIAIRLSDVGAVADTFEWFGIARRAARAAEDETVQAWIAGWTGDACAFHRQFKPGLTAALAAQAAGADRPCGVAVLGYLAEAGIQARLGNRRATFAAVTRADRMFALLPDEEIVADGFHVSEYLLRWNQANALALCGAHAEAAPLRDRVLELPPSRHDLVGRSLLYLDAAAAHVDRGELEGACRTITTTWLRLPEEFRVGQVPERVREILAPLPDRSVPPVAEARELIGSAASNS is encoded by the coding sequence ATGGCGGTAAGCCCACACTCGATGCGTTGCGCGCGTCGGGTCGCTCGCGAGGTCAAGAATTCCGGCGGTTCCGATCACGACGCCGCCCGCGCGGTACACCGGCATTGCGCGGTGTCGCTGTTGCGGGCGCATCGGGCGGCCCGGGGCTACACCCTGGTCGAGGCGGTCGAGGCGCTGAAGCAGGTACTCGCCGAACGCGGTACTCCCGCAGACGGTCTGGGGCATCAGCGGTTGTCGCAGTGGGAACAAGGGCAGGACGTCCCGTCACCGCACTACATGGATGCGCTGTGTTTCTTGTATCAGAGCCGGCCGGACCGGCTCGGATTCGGGAGCGACTACTCGGAGGAGGATTCGTTCCCGCGGAACGAACCCGAGGACGCCATGAATCGTCGCAATTTCACAGGACTCGTCGCTGCCGGTGCGACACTCGTCCCGGCCGGGCTGTTCGGCGGGACCTTCGACCCGCCGAGTGGGCGCCATGCGGGCGCGGGGTATGTCGGCCTGCTCGAAGAACTGGTCGAGCAGAGCGGTCGGCAGTTGCAGTCGGCCCCGCCCGCGGAGTTCATTCCGGCGCGGATGATGGACCTGGCTCGGGTCCAGGCGGGATTGCTGACCACGAGCGGTGCGGCGATGCGGCGCAGACTGCAACGGGTCTACGCGAAGAACGCCGGGTTGATCGCGATCCGGCTCTCCGATGTCGGCGCGGTCGCCGACACCTTCGAATGGTTCGGGATCGCGCGCCGGGCGGCCCGGGCCGCAGAGGACGAGACCGTGCAGGCCTGGATCGCGGGCTGGACCGGTGACGCGTGCGCTTTTCACCGGCAGTTCAAGCCGGGCCTGACCGCGGCGCTGGCCGCGCAGGCGGCGGGCGCGGACCGGCCCTGCGGGGTGGCGGTCCTGGGATATCTCGCCGAGGCGGGTATCCAGGCCCGCCTGGGTAACCGGCGGGCCACCTTCGCTGCGGTGACGCGAGCGGATCGGATGTTCGCGCTGCTGCCGGACGAGGAGATCGTCGCCGACGGATTCCACGTCAGCGAGTATCTGCTGCGCTGGAACCAGGCCAATGCGCTGGCCCTGTGCGGAGCCCATGCCGAGGCTGCTCCGTTGCGCGATCGGGTGCTGGAACTGCCGCCGTCGCGCCACGATCTGGTCGGTCGTTCCCTGCTGTACCTGGATGCGGCCGCGGCGCACGTCGACCGAGGGGAGCTCGAGGGTGCATGCCGGACCATCACCACGACATGGCTGCGGCTGCCGGAGGAGTTCCGGGTCGGCCAGGTTCCGGAGCGGGTGCGGGAAATCCTCGCGCCGTTGCCCGACCGCTCCGTCCCCCCGGTGGCCGAGGCGCGCGAACTCATCGGATCCGCGGCCTCGAACAGCTGA
- a CDS encoding CPBP family intramembrane glutamic endopeptidase, which translates to MAVVLLPAVLVVLGYVVALAVPASRTRLAQIPDRSPDVSLAEWAGVQIPWGTVYPEELIFRATLDPLLESTLGPTGNIMGAMLFGLWHIEPARAAGDDVATTVAATAVAGAALSELRRRTGTVRAPALLHLAVNAGGAIAPRLAVRLARRAARAA; encoded by the coding sequence ATGGCTGTCGTGCTGCTCCCCGCGGTTCTCGTCGTTCTCGGTTATGTTGTGGCGCTGGCAGTTCCGGCCTCACGAACCCGGCTCGCACAGATCCCGGATCGATCACCGGATGTCTCGCTCGCCGAATGGGCGGGGGTGCAGATTCCGTGGGGGACCGTCTATCCGGAGGAGCTGATCTTCCGCGCGACCCTGGATCCGCTGCTGGAATCCACCCTCGGACCTACCGGAAATATCATGGGCGCAATGCTTTTCGGGCTGTGGCACATCGAACCGGCGCGGGCGGCCGGTGACGATGTCGCCACGACCGTGGCCGCCACCGCCGTCGCGGGGGCGGCCCTGTCGGAACTGCGCCGCCGCACCGGCACCGTCCGCGCGCCTGCCCTGCTGCACCTCGCCGTCAACGCCGGAGGTGCGATCGCGCCTCGCCTGGCAGTGCGGCTTGCGCGCCGGGCGGCTCGCGCCGCGTAG
- a CDS encoding alpha/beta-hydrolase family protein, whose translation MPEASEIAESTTPQRVRGGVVVRRSRSAGQRAVRVLRRIEIDVIGLNYVGLVVGTVFFAWSVTPSLVPRDWLFQGLISGINAAIGYGAGCLLEWGFRRWVRPRLRRRPLPIPGQYALKIVILIGCGLVAAYMLVLSADWQRQIYTLMDMPGTTRAAYLRTGGLSLAVGIAVVAGYRTLREIVRFFARELSRWVRVPPRFAPGVGAALLAVLIVLLFNGIATRAFFAVANSAFSVRNDKVTPYAVQPRAPERSGSPASLAAWDTLGSEGRWFVSHGPDPLLISAATNAPARQPIRIYAGLDSATGGRTQEQLAVAELERTHAFDRKVLAIVTTTGTGWVNSTAAAALEYLYHGDTAIVASQYSYLPSVLSFLADRQKVAAAGRKMFDAVYTAWSARPPQSRPKLVVYGESLGSQGSEAAFGGLGDLRDKVDGALWVGPPNSNRLWSQFVARRDPGTPEVEPVYADGLVVRFASATDELNQPSADWRQPRIAYLQHASDPIVWWSPDLIFSRPAWLSEPRGPDVSRQMRWWPFVTFWQVAADLTNAQSVADGHGHNYGSLVLDAWAAVLRPPDWTPQENERIRTDLELAETYERVVK comes from the coding sequence GTGCCGGAAGCCTCCGAGATCGCGGAATCGACGACCCCGCAGCGCGTACGCGGCGGGGTCGTCGTCCGCCGGAGCCGGTCGGCGGGGCAGCGCGCGGTACGGGTGTTGCGCCGCATCGAGATCGACGTGATCGGCCTGAACTATGTCGGCCTGGTGGTCGGGACGGTGTTCTTCGCCTGGTCGGTGACGCCTTCGCTGGTTCCGCGGGACTGGTTGTTCCAGGGATTGATCAGTGGGATCAACGCGGCGATCGGCTACGGCGCGGGCTGCCTGCTGGAGTGGGGATTCCGGCGCTGGGTGCGGCCGCGGCTGCGTCGGCGGCCGCTGCCGATCCCCGGGCAGTACGCGCTGAAGATCGTGATCCTGATCGGCTGCGGACTGGTCGCCGCCTACATGCTGGTGCTGTCGGCGGACTGGCAGCGGCAGATCTACACGCTGATGGATATGCCCGGCACCACCCGCGCGGCATATCTGCGAACCGGCGGCTTGAGCCTGGCGGTCGGCATCGCCGTGGTGGCCGGCTACCGGACGCTGCGGGAGATCGTGCGCTTCTTCGCCCGCGAGCTCAGCCGCTGGGTGCGGGTGCCGCCACGATTCGCGCCGGGCGTGGGCGCGGCACTGCTGGCGGTGCTGATCGTGCTGTTGTTCAACGGCATCGCGACCCGGGCGTTCTTCGCGGTCGCCAACTCGGCGTTCAGCGTCCGCAACGACAAGGTGACCCCCTACGCCGTCCAGCCGCGGGCGCCGGAGCGTTCCGGCAGCCCGGCGTCGCTGGCCGCCTGGGACACCCTCGGCTCCGAGGGCCGCTGGTTCGTCTCGCACGGCCCGGACCCGCTGCTGATCTCGGCGGCCACGAATGCCCCTGCGCGGCAGCCGATCCGGATCTACGCCGGCCTGGACTCGGCGACCGGCGGCCGCACCCAGGAACAACTGGCGGTGGCCGAACTGGAACGAACCCACGCCTTCGACCGGAAGGTGCTCGCGATCGTCACCACCACCGGCACCGGCTGGGTGAACTCGACCGCCGCGGCCGCGCTGGAGTACCTCTACCACGGTGACACCGCGATCGTGGCGTCCCAGTACTCGTATCTGCCGAGCGTGCTGTCCTTCCTCGCCGACCGGCAGAAGGTGGCCGCGGCGGGCCGCAAGATGTTCGACGCGGTCTACACCGCCTGGTCCGCGCGACCACCGCAATCCCGGCCGAAGCTGGTGGTGTACGGCGAGAGCCTGGGTTCACAGGGTTCGGAGGCGGCCTTCGGCGGACTGGGCGACCTGCGCGACAAGGTCGACGGCGCACTCTGGGTGGGCCCCCCGAACTCGAACCGGCTGTGGAGTCAGTTCGTCGCCCGCCGCGACCCGGGCACCCCGGAGGTGGAACCGGTCTACGCCGACGGCCTGGTGGTCCGATTCGCCTCCGCCACGGACGAATTGAACCAGCCCTCCGCCGACTGGCGGCAACCGCGCATCGCCTACCTCCAGCACGCCTCCGACCCGATCGTCTGGTGGTCACCGGACCTCATCTTCTCCCGCCCCGCCTGGCTGTCCGAACCCCGCGGCCCCGACGTCTCCCGCCAGATGCGCTGGTGGCCGTTCGTCACCTTCTGGCAGGTGGCCGCCGACCTGACCAACGCCCAGAGCGTCGCCGACGGCCACGGCCACAACTACGGCAGCCTGGTCCTCGACGCCTGGGCCGCCGTCCTGCGCCCCCCGGACTGGACCCCGCAGGAGAACGAGCGGATCCGCACCGACCTGGAACTGGCCGAAACCTACGAACGCGTCGTCAAGTGA